The genomic DNA GTTCGGAAATTGAGATGTGATCTCCATTAGTTTCTGCTTCGGCAGCATGTCTTTCTAATTTGGTTACCctgatttcttcttttgacctttcctttccttacGCGACAGTTGCCCTGCTGGTGTTTGCATGACGCCTCTTATCGGCGTCGCATTCCTTCGTTGAGGTTTTATCGTTGACTCATCTTTGATATTTTTCGAGTCTCCTCTCGCTCTGCATCATTGAAGATTATGCCGGGAAATGCGATCTCTCCCGATGGAGCTCTCTCCATGCAGGCTGTCAATGAGCGGCCAACATCTACCTGGAATACCCGCCGATTAGGTTCGCGACTGGGTGTAGATATCGCCAGCGCTGCCACAGCAGGAGCTTTGACATGCCCCGTCATTACTGTTATCGATCGGTAAGTGTGCAATCTCGCCGGCCCTTTGCTGCAAAGTCTGACATTAACCGCTTGATAGCGCGATCATCGAGAAAGCGTCTAAAGGCATTCCCATTCGACAGACGATCACATCATGTTTCGGGTCCATGATTCGTCATCCAGCgggcttcttcctcagtaCACCGTTTCTCCTTATATATACACTCTATACATCGACATATTTAACCGCCAATGCGATTGACACAATCTCGTCGACTATGCGCAATCAACCGTTTTCCTCCGTATTTGCCGGCACGGCCAAGTTCCTCGCCACGACAACGGTGAATATGGGAATCTGCGTATACAAGGATGCCAGGTTCGCGCGGATATTTGGCGCACAGTCCAAGCCtacaccatcttcctcatcgacaccTGCGCGCACGTCTCCCCCGGCCTCCTGTCACCCATCCGGCGCAGCCACAGTCCCCAAGGTCTCATATGCCCTCTTCTGTCTCCGTGATAGCATTACCATCTTCGCTTCCTTCAACGTCCCCACGTTAATAGCGCCGTCAATCCCTGATTATATTGCATCCACACCCGGGATGAAGGCAGCGATAGCTCAATTCTCCTGTCCGGCCCTCATGCAATTCGCCAGCACACCGATGCACTTGCTGGGTCTGGATCTGTATAACCGGCAACCGCCGGGAGGGCTGGGATGGCGCGAGCGGGTATCGCGTATTCGTCGCGATTATGTCCCCAGTTGTTTTGCTCGGATGGGGAAGATCGTGCCCGCATACGGTGTAGGAGGTGTGGCTAATGTGCGGCTAAGATCTGCTATGATGGAGTACCTAGAACGGACGGAGAAGTGATCGCTCTCCCTGCTGcctcttctctgccttttttttatttgcgCGTTTATCTCTTTATCGCCCTTCTTAATCCCTTTGTTATCCACTCTCCACTCAACTGTTATTCAGGTTGCATCGGCGTTTGGTTCTCCAATTGGCGTTGGTATAGATTTAGATCTACGTGTGATGACATCTAATATTGCTCGTCGTGGCCAGTGAGTTGGTTGATCTAGTTTCTGGTCATGTCTATCGATATTCATTGTATATGTGGTTGGGAATCTGCACAGACAGACGGTAGAATATATTTGGTTAATATATTGGACTGAATTGGTATTGCAAGTATCTTTTGAATAGCGACTCTTGGAGTGATGGTATCCCCTGTGGATTAGGTTTGACAAATCGTTTGAAATTGATGGATATTGACAAACCATTATACGCGACTTGAGCTCGAGAAGTCCCAGCTATATTTGGCGGACTTCTTGGACTTTTCGGTTTCTGTCGACGATCAAATGAAGCTGTCTGTCCTCCCAGCCCGTAGAAGGTCTAGATGCGGTTGTTGTATGTGGAACAGGTCTGAAGGTACCTGCTCGGAGGCCCTCGGTGAAGAGTTCATATGAGGGGTAGTCTGATTTAGTTAGCATACCGTTCTTTTTATACATCGTCCTGCGcatagaagagaaaaagagtaACGGGGTAGCGTACAGCCATTGACAAAGTGAGTAACTTGTTCCGGGGTCATGCCAGTTCCTTTGGCAGCAAGAAGCGTCCGTTCTTGTTCCTGTCGCCAGTCATAGACGAAGTGTAGGTCTTGGGCATCACTGCAGCTCACATTAGAACCCATACATGGATGCTGAAACAAACGGTAAGACCAGCAATCTGGGAAAAAGCTTACATATGGATCAAAGCATCCAACTGACTGTAGTGGATTACTCGTTAGCCCTTATACCTCCCACTTCAGTCGCACCCAACAAGGCAGGGACCCAAACTCACTCCGTGATCAGATCATAGTCCTTCAGCGCATCATTAACAGCCTTGGCGGCCTCAAACGGCACATATCCCAGCCGTCCATCATAGTCGCCCTTCTCTTTCCGCAAAACAGCAGCATCCCACTTCTCGCGCAGGAGCTGATCATCCAAAGCGCGGAAACCAACACACCAGCCCTCGAAGATAACGACCTTTATCTTCTCCTGCCCCTCACCGTTAACAATCTCCCATTGCGACTCGGGTACGCGATCCCCTTGCCCCGCATACGCCGATTTATCATACTGCGGAATAGCCGTGGCTCGGCCCGCGCGGAGAGATTCAAAGACCTCCTTGGCTAATGGCAGATCATGGGTCCCCGGTTGTCCGCGATGCTGCAGTAGTGGATTTGCCGGGTGCGACTTGGCGAGATTGACCTGTTCCTCGTGGGTGAGGTATAGATCGTCGAGCGACAGAGTGATAACGGGGAGGGAGTATGGCGGGGAACGCAGAGTCGATTGTAGAGTGGACACCTTTTTATGTTTTGTAAGATAACCCGTCAGACATATCCATTTAGACGTAGTTTAACAGCCAGAATGGGACTATATTTCTCGCGGGCAATTTCATACCAGCACCGTCTTTCCGGCTCCCTGGACGCCGTTCAACCCCAGAAAGAATGGTGGGGTTCTGGCCGGGTCGTTGCCGAATCGCTCTTGGTGGGCTTTTAAGCGCTccaggaggaatgggatgCAGTGTTGGGATTTGTCGTCGATTATTTCGGGCATTTTGGGGGTTTATTTGAGTATTTACTgggttgtttctttttttttttttttctctcttttgctATGACTACGGTGGTTGAGAGTTGTGTTTTATATGGGGAACTACACTAAAGAAAGGGCATGTCGGAGGTGCGCCGAAGCGGAGATTCTGGAGATTCGAATGTCCGGGCGGTGAAGGGCAAATGTTGTGCCTGATGGATCAAGCATGGGTCTGGCCATTGTCTGTGGTCTTTTTACCAGCGACAGGTAATTTTGATCATAGCTGAAGGGGACTGAGGGTCGTATTTAAATCTCTTGCCTTTCCGATTACTGAACATTTGACCGTTGATCTAATGACCGACACGTGATGATGACGTCGAATCACATGTCTGAGTCAGCAGGGTGATGTGTTGCCATATTGGGGTTAGTCTGTGCATTAAATGTGACGGTCATGTGGATTACATAATAATGCCAATGCATAGTTTTAGCGTCGGCAGCCAGACAAGGGAAGTTTTCCATGCTGTAGAGCTTGACAGATGGTGCACGGCAGTGAAGCAATGCTTCTATTGATTGGAGATCTCTTTATGACAACATACAATATATGCATAATAAACACGCAGTCAGTCGACAAAAGACGGGGGTCCCCATCCAGGAAAGATATATCGGCATGTGAAGGAGGGATCATCTGCCTAGATCCGCTTGGTTGTGTGGAAACCTCCGAGCTTCAAAGCAACCAGAAAGATGCCGAGGTTCCAAACCCATAGTGTCCTTGCCGAGCACCGCGACCGTCCACTTATTCCCCCAGATCCAGaggcttcttcaactctgcTCTCCCCCAGACTTTCCCCTCATACTTAAACTAACTACTGACCTCTTTCAATCATCGTTGAACTTTGAATACTCTGTCtatcctcctctcctcccctcctctctccccctcctcAAAACTATTGAAACATCCTGTGCGGAGGCACCACGTCAATTATATTCTCAgtgtttgcttttttttctttccttttagTTCTAATTATACCCGTTCAAGATGTCTGAGCTGCGCTTCGACAACCAAACCGTCGTTGTGACGGGAGCTGGCGGTGGTCTCGGTAAGGCCTATGctaccttctttgcctcGAGGGGCGCAAACGTCGTCGTGAACGACTTGGGTGGTTCCCACTCCGGTGAGGGCAAGTCATCAAAGGTACGAACCGAACTATGGTCACATGCAAGTTCTCAAATACAATTTCTAACATGGGATTTCTACCATAGGCTGCCGATGTGGTCGTCGAGGAGATCCGTGCTGCCGGAGGCAAGGCAGTCGCCAACTACGACAGCGTTGAGAACGGTGAAGCTATTATTGATACCGCCATCAAGAACTTTGGCCGcatcgatatcctcattaACAACGCCGGTATTCTCCGGGATGTCAGCTTTAAGAACATGAAGGACCAGGACTGGGACCTTATTACCAAAGTTCACACCTATGGTGCATACAAGTGCGCAAGAGCCGCATGGCCTCATTTCCGGAAACAGAAGTACGGCCGTGTCATCAACACTGCCTCGGCTGCGGGTCTGTTCGGTAACTTTGGCCAAGCCAACTACTCTGGTGAGTATCTATGAACAGAGACTCTTTaaaaagatcatcaagctGACAGGACAATCAGCGGCCAAGCTCGGTCAGGTCGGTTTCACCGAGACCCTCGCTAAGGAGGGTGCCAAGTACAACATCATTGCCAACGTTATTGCCCCTATCGGTATGTaaagaatatcaatggtTTATTATGACGAATGCTAACCTGGAACAGCTGCTAGCCGCATGACTGCCACCATTATGCCTCAGGATGTTCTGGACATCCTTAAGCCCGAATGGGTTGTCCCCTTGGTGGCCGTTTTGGTGCACCCCTCCAACACAACCGAGACTGGTGGAATCTACGAAGTCGGCGGTGGTCATGCTGCTAAGTTGCGCTGGGAGCGTGCCAAGGGTGCTCTGCTCAAGACCGACGACTCCTTGACCCCTGGTGCTATCGCTAGGAAGTGGAATGATGTCAACGACTTCTCTCAGCCCGAGTACCCGACTGGTCCTGCTGACTTCATGACCCTCTTGGAGCAGGGCTTGAAGACCCCCAGCGCCCCGTCAGGCCAAGAGCCTGACTTCAAGGGCAAGGTTGCTCTTGtcactggtggtggtaaCGGGTATGTGTTTCAGAATACGGCTTGAAGGTGACTGTTTCTAACGCTCTTATAGTCTCGGACGCGCGTACTGTTTGCTTTTCGCCAAGTATGGCGCCTCTGTGGTGGTGAACGATCTGGTCGACCCGGAGCCTGTTGTGCAGGAAATTAAGAAGCTGGGTGGTCAGGCCGTCGGTAACAAGGCTTCCTGCGAAGATGGCGACGCCGTTGTCAAGACTGCCATTGACGCTTTCGGACGTATCGATATCCTGGTTAACAACGCCGGTATCCTGCGTGACAAGGCCTTCACCAACATGAACGACGACCTGTGGAACCCCGTTCTCAATGTCCACCTCCGTGGTACCTACAAGGTTACCAAGGCTGCCTGGCCTTACATGCTCAAGCAGAAATATGGTCGTATCGTCAACACCGCTAGCACCAGCGGTATCTACGGTAACTTCGGCCAGGCCAACTACGCCGCGGCGAAGCTTGGTATCCTCGGTTTCTCTCGTACCCTCGCTATTGAGGGCGCCAAGTACAACATCAAGGTCAACACCATCGCTCCCAACGCCGGTACTAACATGACCCGTACTATCATGCCTGAGGAGATGGTCCAGGCCTTCAAGCCCGACTATGTTGCTCCTCTCGtcgttcttctttcctcggACATTGTCCCCGGAACCGGCACCAAGGGTCTGTACGAGTGTGGCAGCGGTTGGTTCACTAGCACTCGCTGGCAGCGTTCGGGCGGCCACGGCTTCCCCGTGGACGTCAAGTTGACCCCtgaggaggttgtgaagaactggaagaagatcaccAACTTCGACGACGGCCGTGCGGACCACCCCGAGGATAGCCAGGCCGGTTCTGAGAAGGTCATGGCCAACATGGGCAACCGCAGTGATGCCGCCGAGGGTGGCAACGACATCTTGGCCAATAtcgagaaggccaagcaggCGACCACCGACGGAACTGCCTTTGACTACGCCGACCGGGATGTCATTCTCTACAACCTCAGCTTGGGTGCCAAGCGCACTGACCTGCCTTTCGTATACGAGAACAATGAGCACTTCCAGGCTCTTCCCACCTTCGGTGTGGTCCCTTGGTTCAACACCACCGTGCCTTACAACATGGACGACATTGTGAAGAACTTCTCCCCCATGATGCTGCTGCACGGTGAACAGTACATGGAGATCCGCAAATTCCCCATCCCCACCGAGGCCAAGACCCTGACCTTCCCCAAGCTCATTGATGTTGTCGACAAGGGCGCCGCTGCTCTCGTGGTTGCCGGTTTCACCACCAAGGACGCTAAGACTGGAGAGGACCTCTTCTATAACGAGTCCACCGTTTTCATCCGTGGCAGTGGCGGCTTCGGCGGATCCCCCAAGCCCACCGCTGCCCGCCCCAAGGGAGCCACCGCGGCCTACAAGGCTCCTCAGCGCAAGCCAGATGCTGTTGTCGAGGAGAAGACCTCCGAGGACCAGGCTGCCCTCTACCGTCTCAACGGTGACCGCAACCCTCTTCACATTGACCCTGAGTTCAGCAAGGTCGGTGGCTTCAAGACTCCTATCCTGCACGGTCTGTGCTCTCTGGGTGTCTCCGGCAAGCACGTGTACAGCAAGTTCGGTGCCTATAAGAACATCAAGGTTCGCTTCGCCGGTGTTGTCCTGCCCGGTCAGACTCTGAGGACCGAGATGTGGAAGGAGGGCAACACCGTCCTGTTCCAGACCACTGTTGTGGAGACTGGCAAGCCCGCCATCAGCGGCGCTGGTGTTGAGCTGTTGGAGGGAGCCAAGGCTAAACTGTAAATTATAATTGAAACGAGAACTTTTGCGTGATGGCGAATTTATGGGATTAAATTGTGTACATAGATATAAcgatttctgtttctttccaACTTAACAATCTCCTGTAAATTGAACTTAAATATGTTTACTTTTCCAGCTCGGTGTATCTGACTGACGGAGTGGTCAACCTGTTTATACATGCCCGGGTGTTGTAGAAGCTTATTATAGTAGGGTTTTAGCCATTAGACAGATCTGTTTAAGGCTAAGATGGAAGCTCGGTACTGTTTTCAAATGTCACTTTGCTTAATTTACAGAGAGGCCTTGAACTGACGAGGACTTTCGCAGAATCGGTTGACTTCTTATGCCgctctctttgacttttgatATACTTCGTCGATCTGCGatataatttattaatagtaattCGACTAAAGTGTTCAGCAGTGACGGATAAGAGGTCTAGATCCCACTGACATTGGCCCGCCGTACGGTCATGTAACGTAACACAATACCATTGACTGATGTCCACCGACTTCATTCAACCTCTCCTCTCCATGACTCCAACTCCACTTATCTCTAGGCAGTCAATCAACTCTCAATTTCTAGCGCACATCCACGCTCCCCAGGAGACCCCCTTACTTTAACTTCTTTCCGCCTCAGGCCCGACCATGTAGCAGACTCCCCCATCGACGCAACGATGGTCCTCTCGCTACCTGtcccaagcttctccaaatcccCAACAACGTCAACATCAACCGCCCCTCCCCTCCGCCCCAACGACAGCaaccaatccaccaccatcagCGAAGCCCTCCGCAACAACCCCTTCGGAATCACCTCGCGCTCGCTCCTAATCCCCCCATCTGCTCCTACAACCGCAGACCAAAACcgcgaacaagaagaactAAACAACGCCCTAGAAATCCTCGCCCGGATCTTCCCAGACGTGAAGATCGAAGTCTTCCGGGAATTACTCGTACGGTTTGACGGGCAGAGCCGGCTGCATGTCTGCGTTGAGCAGCTCTTGCGTCATAAAAAGGAATGGGTGGCCGGCCGGTGGAATGTCCCCGGGGATGACGCCGAGGCGGCGCCGGTAACTGGGAGCCTGGTGATTCCGCGGAATGAACGGTTTCGGACGACTGAATACAAGCTTGCTGTGAGGACGGTGCTATTAAAGGAATTCAGCGGGTTGAGCAAGAGTACGGTTGATGCGGTTCTGGCGGAAGTGAACTTTTGTTATGTGCGGGCGAGGCCGACGTTGAGGGATCTTTCGAAGAGGACGTGGCGGGCGACGTTTAATagtctttttccttcttttaagagtaagaaggataaggaggAGAGTCCGTTGGTTGTATGGCAGCGGCATGCGAATGGGGAGGTGGTTCCGACGTTGAAGGAGACGGGGTGTGTGGAGTTGGATCGGGAGTTGCATGATGCTTTGCTGGCGCCGTTGCTGAGCGCGAAGAAAGTGGAGTGTGAGGATCGGGATCGCAGGTtggcggaggagttgaatgaggaagaggcgaagGCCGCTGCTGCGCTTTACGAATGCGAGTGTTGTTTATCTGATGTGACGTTCGAGCAGATCTCGACTTGTTCGGAAAGCATGCATATCATCTGCTATGGTTGTATCCGGCGGACGATCCAGGAAGCGCTGTTTGGTCAGGGCTGGGGGAAGTCTGTCGACGTGGAGCGGTCGACCCTGAAGTGTTTGACCCCGTTCGCCCATGATGGCTGTAATGGGAGCTTGCATCCGGAGGTTGTTAAACGAGCTATCCTCCTTGACAAGGGCGGATCTGAGACCTATGTTAAGTTTGAGGGTCGGCTGGCCTCAGAGGCTCTTCTCAAGTCGCAGCTGAAGCTCATTCGCTGTCCCTTTTGCTCGTACGCGGAGGTTGACTCGGTTTATCATCCCTCGGCGAAGGGGATCACCTGGCGCTTTCGTCGGGATGGGATCATCTCTACAATTATACTTACCGTCATGCTCCTAGACATGATACCCTTGCTCGTCATTCCCGTGATCATTCTCTACATTCTAGACCCATCCGCCGTTCAGAACTTCCTGCACAACTCGTTCCTAAACCTGTGTCTTAAGGTGCGGCCGAAGAGGTTCACCTGCGCAAACCCATTATGCCAACGGGTCAGTTGCATAACATGCCAAAAACCATGGCGTGACCCACACGTCTGCTTTGAGCCACTCTTACTCGACCTACGAGCTACAGTTGAGGCCGCCCGCACAGCTGCAGTGAAACGCACCTGTCCCCGCTGCGGCCTATCCTTCGTCAAATCTTCTGGCTGCAACAAATTAACCTGCGTCTGTGGATACTCCATGTGTTACCTCTGCCGCAAGGGCCTCAGCCCTCCATCCAAAGCCACGCAACGATTTCGCCCCAGACAACGTCAACAAGAAAATATCAACCCAGCAAACGCAGCAGAGAACGACGACCAAAACCTAGACGACGAGGAATTCGATGAACCAGAGGGCTACAAGCATTTCTGCGAACATTTCCGCATCAACCCGGGAGCTCACTGTACCGAGTGCAACAAATGCGAACTGtatcaagatgaagacgaagaggctGTCGCACGTCGAGCGGGTGAGAAAGCCGAACGCGAATGGCGCATGCGGCAAGGCATGGCAAGCCTCGGAGTCCGGTCTTTGCAGGTCAACAGGTCCTTCTCACGACCGAACAAGTCAGCCGGCGATATATCATTGTCGGGTCAAGGGAAGGGCCTGAACTACTGGCTGGATGAAGTGTGGCGGGAGGGTCGGTGGAAGATGGAAGGACAGGCCTTTGTGGATTGGGTGGTAGAACGGGTGGTTGTTATTGACGAGATTTgagcatttctttcctctttccacatttcgttttttttttttttttttttttttggtttctACTTAGATCGTGTTTTAATATCGGCGTTTGGCAAGGGCACAACAGACCTTTTGCATGGATTTGATGATGTGACGAGATATGACATTCCTTTGGTTACTTGacgttctcttctctattgGATTAATATACTACCTTCATCTGAGATGCAATAGATACATCCCTGCTTGATATAGATAAggtgttcttttcttggtcaaGTGAAACCCGCACTACTACGCCTTATACAAGCCTACCCTAGAAGATCTGACGCCAAAGCGGTGACCAAGACAGTCGACTCATATACCAAACAATACAATCGAAAGCTAACAAGCACCCCCTGATCAACTCCGCCGCCCTCTCCGCCACAGAATACACAGTCGTCATCGGGTTCGCATGcgacagaagaggaagcacCGGCATCAACCACCCGCAGGTTCGAAGTACCGTTCATCATATAGAAGACGCCTCAAAATTGCCACTGCTCACACCAGTTTCTCATCAACTGGGGCGAGACTTCCTCCATCTGCCGCATCGTGAAGCTATTCGACTCAGTCCGTGTGATAGCCAATGGTACTGCCTTGAATCCCATCTTCGCGCCCTCTGCTGCCGATCTATAGGTGTCAAGCAGCTTCACAGCCGGGTTATTGTCCA from Aspergillus oryzae RIB40 DNA, chromosome 7 includes the following:
- a CDS encoding uncharacterized protein (predicted protein) yields the protein MPGNAISPDGALSMQAVNERPTSTWNTRRLGSRLGVDIASAATAGALTCPVITVIDRAIIEKASKGIPIRQTITSCFGSMIRHPAGFFLSTPFLLIYTLYTSTYLTANAIDTISSTMRNQPFSSVFAGTAKFLATTTVNMGICVYKDARFARIFGAQSKPTPSSSSTPARTSPPASCHPSGAATVPKVSYALFCLRDSITIFASFNVPTLIAPSIPDYIASTPGMKAAIAQFSCPALMQFASTPMHLLGLDLYNRQPPGGLGWRERVSRIRRDYVPSCFARMGKIVPAYGVGGVANVRLRSAMMEYLERTEK
- a CDS encoding TDA10 family protein (predicted kinase): MPEIIDDKSQHCIPFLLERLKAHQERFGNDPARTPPFFLGLNGVQGAGKTVLVSTLQSTLRSPPYSLPVITLSLDDLYLTHEEQVNLAKSHPANPLLQHRGQPGTHDLPLAKEVFESLRAGRATAIPQYDKSAYAGQGDRVPESQWEIVNGEGQEKIKVVIFEGWCVGFRALDDQLLREKWDAAVLRKEKGDYDGRLGYVPFEAAKAVNDALKDYDLITE
- the mfp gene encoding putative peroxisomal multifunctional beta-oxidation protein (MFP) (peroxisomal multifunctional beta-oxidation protein and related enzymes), with the protein product MSELRFDNQTVVVTGAGGGLGKAYATFFASRGANVVVNDLGGSHSGEGKSSKAADVVVEEIRAAGGKAVANYDSVENGEAIIDTAIKNFGRIDILINNAGILRDVSFKNMKDQDWDLITKVHTYGAYKCARAAWPHFRKQKYGRVINTASAAGLFGNFGQANYSAAKLGQVGFTETLAKEGAKYNIIANVIAPIAASRMTATIMPQDVLDILKPEWVVPLVAVLVHPSNTTETGGIYEVGGGHAAKLRWERAKGALLKTDDSLTPGAIARKWNDVNDFSQPEYPTGPADFMTLLEQGLKTPSAPSGQEPDFKGKVALVTGGGNGLGRAYCLLFAKYGASVVVNDLVDPEPVVQEIKKLGGQAVGNKASCEDGDAVVKTAIDAFGRIDILVNNAGILRDKAFTNMNDDLWNPVLNVHLRGTYKVTKAAWPYMLKQKYGRIVNTASTSGIYGNFGQANYAAAKLGILGFSRTLAIEGAKYNIKVNTIAPNAGTNMTRTIMPEEMVQAFKPDYVAPLVVLLSSDIVPGTGTKGLYECGSGWFTSTRWQRSGGHGFPVDVKLTPEEVVKNWKKITNFDDGRADHPEDSQAGSEKVMANMGNRSDAAEGGNDILANIEKAKQATTDGTAFDYADRDVILYNLSLGAKRTDLPFVYENNEHFQALPTFGVVPWFNTTVPYNMDDIVKNFSPMMLLHGEQYMEIRKFPIPTEAKTLTFPKLIDVVDKGAAALVVAGFTTKDAKTGEDLFYNESTVFIRGSGGFGGSPKPTAARPKGATAAYKAPQRKPDAVVEEKTSEDQAALYRLNGDRNPLHIDPEFSKVGGFKTPILHGLCSLGVSGKHVYSKFGAYKNIKVRFAGVVLPGQTLRTEMWKEGNTVLFQTTVVETGKPAISGAGVELLEGAKAKL
- a CDS encoding E3 ubiquitin-protein ligase (predicted protein): MVLSLPVPSFSKSPTTSTSTAPPLRPNDSNQSTTISEALRNNPFGITSRSLLIPPSAPTTADQNREQEELNNALEILARIFPDVKIEVFRELLVRFDGQSRLHVCVEQLLRHKKEWVAGRWNVPGDDAEAAPVTGSLVIPRNERFRTTEYKLAVRTVLLKEFSGLSKSTVDAVLAEVNFCYVRARPTLRDLSKRTWRATFNSLFPSFKSKKDKEESPLVVWQRHANGEVVPTLKETGCVELDRELHDALLAPLLSAKKVECEDRDRRLAEELNEEEAKAAAALYECECCLSDVTFEQISTCSESMHIICYGCIRRTIQEALFGQGWGKSVDVERSTLKCLTPFAHDGCNGSLHPEVVKRAILLDKGGSETYVKFEGRLASEALLKSQLKLIRCPFCSYAEVDSVYHPSAKGITWRFRRDGIISTIILTVMLLDMIPLLVIPVIILYILDPSAVQNFLHNSFLNLCLKVRPKRFTCANPLCQRVSCITCQKPWRDPHVCFEPLLLDLRATVEAARTAAVKRTCPRCGLSFVKSSGCNKLTCVCGYSMCYLCRKGLSPPSKATQRFRPRQRQQENINPANAAENDDQNLDDEEFDEPEGYKHFCEHFRINPGAHCTECNKCELYQDEDEEAVARRAGEKAEREWRMRQGMASLGVRSLQVNRSFSRPNKSAGDISLSGQGKGLNYWLDEVWREGRWKMEGQAFVDWVVERVVVIDEI